A DNA window from Pseudorasbora parva isolate DD20220531a chromosome 5, ASM2467924v1, whole genome shotgun sequence contains the following coding sequences:
- the LOC137075094 gene encoding uncharacterized protein, translating to MTTPTPSATPFADIITALAALHQEQHQSMLDLRADQERRFEAIVRGQQEDRERFRSWTAREVCTEAAGLASAPVHVPLHKMGPQDDPEAFIELFQKAAEACGWPRAQWPVRLIPLLTGEAQAAAQQLPVANLLDYEDLKRAIIQRVGRTPEQHRQRFRSLAWGEAGRPFAMAQQLRDECRKWLLAGGSDVDHIVDLVVLEQFIARLPRKTAEWVQCHRPTSLTTAINLAEDHLVACPGVGEPLLTSPSLSPPSVSPSRPVPLPRSRPPGPPRIPPRGRGGMGPGQYGSSRAPPRGAGLLGSGGDNGSGSTPPPRSFSNPLPAAGAAGRPGLACWRCGDPDHFVDRCPMMDVGTMIRVPDFQRTTPDQAGEYQIP from the exons atgacaacaccaacgccctccgccacgccgtttgcggacatcatcaccgctctcgcggccctccaccaggaacaacaccagtccatgctggacctgcgggcggaccaggagcgccgtttcgaggccatcgtccgcggccagcaagaggaccgcgagaggttccggagctggacaGCCCGGGAGGTTtgcaccgaagccgccgggctcgccagcgcaccggtccacgtgcccctacataagatggggccacaggacgatcccgaggccttcatcgAACTGTTCCAGAAGgcagcggaggcctgcgggtggccccgggcacagtggccggtgcgcctcataccACTGCTCacgggagaagcccaggcggccgctcaacaactgccggtggcgaacctcctggattatGAAGACCtaaagagggccatcatccagcgggtcggccggacccccgaGCAGCATCGACAGCGGTTCCGCTCGCTGGCGTGGGGTGAGGCCGGtcggcccttcgcgatggcccaacagctccgggacgagtgccgcaaatggctattggccggtggaagcgacgtggaccacatcgtcgatctggtggtactggagcagttcatcgctcggctccccaggaagaccgccgagtgggtccagtgccaccggcccacgtcgctgacgacggccatcaacctggcggaggaccatctggtggcgtgcccgggggtcggcgagcccctactaacttctccctctctctctcccccctctgtctctccttctcgccctgtccctctccctaggtcccgccctccagggccccctcgtattccccccagaggtcggggtggaatgggcccagggcaatacgggagttcgagggccccgcccaggggggcggggctgctggggtcgggcggggataacggttccggttccaccccccctccgcgctcattttccaatccactccccgccgcaggggcggcgggcaggcctgggctggcctgctggcggtgcggcgacccggaccattttgtggaccgatgtccgatgatggacgtcgggacaatgatccgggtcccggacttccagcggaccacccctgatcaagcaggagagtaccaaattcct taa